The proteins below come from a single Miscanthus floridulus cultivar M001 chromosome 1, ASM1932011v1, whole genome shotgun sequence genomic window:
- the LOC136550544 gene encoding pentatricopeptide repeat-containing protein At2g16880-like, translating to MDTTPSTSASVSPAAASGPAPYPDSALVSVVADALVSASRQPSPPPMDTLLAPYLPRLAPSHHPQVIALAAANPALASPHTLLAYRSLVSPPSCLPSLLPLLPMLPYRSLLSLLLDFVPLDPLRHLHRHLLASLPTSALADAALSAYARLRLPHLAAQLLHSFRRRGRVRPSLQAANAVLSALARSPSASPQASLDAFRSLIALRLHPNHYTFNLLVHTHCSKGTLADALSTLSTMQGFGLSPDVVTYNTLLKAHCRKGMLGEARTLLARMKKEGIAPTRATYNTLVSAYARLGWIKQATNVVEAMTAFGFEPDQWTYNVLAAGLCQAGKVDEAFKLKDEMERLGIVSPDVVTYNTLVDACFKCQRSSDALNLLEEMRDKGVKSSLVTHNLVVKGLCREGQLEEALGRLKMMTEEGLAPDVITYNTLIDAYCKARNVAKAFVLMDEMVRSGLKMDTFTLNTLLYNLCKEKRYEEAEELLRSPPQRGFVPDEVSYGTVMAAYFKENKPEPALCLWDEMFKRKLTPSIYTYNTLIKGLCTMGKLTEAIDKLNELMEKGLVPDDTTYNIIIHAYCKEGDLEKGFQFHNKMLENYFKPDVVTCNILMNGLCLHGKLEKAMKLFESWVEKGKKVDVITYNTLIQALCKDGDVDTALCFFADMEVRGFQPDAFTYNVVLFALSEAGRSEEAQNMLHKLDESRKLSERFSYPLIKSSAEEVETGKDPEVKSDSESGGNAKGGDQESYNKSVKELCIGGQLKEAKAVLDEMMQKGMSVDSSTYITLMEGLIKRQKRQTHAAG from the coding sequence ATGGACACCACAccttccacctccgcctccgtctCGCCGGCGGCCGCATCCGGCCCCGCCCCCTACCCGGACTCAGCTCTTGTCTCGGTTGTGGCTGACGCGCTTGTATCCGCCTCCCGCCAGCCCTCGCCGCCGCCCATGGACACCCTCCTGGCCCCGTACCTCCCGCGCCTCGCCCCCTCGCACCACCCGCAAGTGATCGCCCTGGCCGCCGCCAACCCAGCGCTCGCCTCTCCGCACACTCTCCTCGCCTACCGCAGCCTCGTCTCCCCGCCGTCCTGCCTCCCCTCCTTACTCCCGCTCCTCCCCATGCTCCCCTACCGCAGCCTCCTCTCGCTCCTCCTCGACTTCGTCCCGCTCGACCCGCTGcgccacctccaccgccacctcctcGCCAGCCTCCCCACGAGTGCGCTCGCAGACGCCGCGCTGTCCGCCTACGCCCGCCTACGCCTCCCCCACCTCGCCGCACAACTCCTCCACTCATTCCGCCGTCGCGGGCGCGTCCGCCCCTCCCTCCAGGCAGCCAACGCCGTGCTCTCCGCACTCGCGCGCAGTCCGTCCGCCTCGCCGCAGGCCTCTCTTGATGCCTTCCGCTCCCTCATCGCGCTGCGGCTCCACCCCAATCACTACACCTTCAACCTCCTGGTGCACACCCACTGCTCCAAGGGCACCCTCGCCGACGCCCTCTCCACGCTCTCCACAATGCAGGGTTTTGGCCTCTCCCCCGACGTCGTCACCTACAACACCCTCCTCAAGGCTCATTGTCGCAAGGGCATGCTCGGTGAGGCGCGGACGCTGCTGGCCAGGATGAAGAAGGAGGGTATTGCACCCACCAGGGCCACGTATAATACCCTCGTCTCAGCGTACGCGAGGCTTGGGTGGATCAAGCAGGCGACCAATGTCGTGGAGGCCATGACAGCATTCGGTTTCGAGCCTGACCAGTGGACATACAATGTGCTCGCCGCAGGGCTGTGCCAGGCAGGGAAGGTGGACGAGGCATTTAAGCTGAAGGATGAGATGGAGCGGCTCGGCATAGTATCGCCTGACGTAGTCACCTACAATACGCTTGTTGATGCATGCTTCAAGTGTCAGCGCTCTTCTGATGCACTGAATCTGCTCGAGGAAATGCGTGACAAAGGGGTGAAGTCAAGTTTGGTCACACATAACCTTGTTGTGAAGGGGCTCTGCAGGGAGGGGCAATTGGAAGAGGCGTTGGGGCGTCTGAAAATGATGACAGAGGAGGGATTGGCACCAGATGTGATTACATACAATACATTGATTGATGCATACTGCAAAGCCAGGAATGTTGCCAAAGCATTCGTGTTGATGGATGAGATGGTGAGGAGTGGACTCAAAATGGACACTTTCACCCTAAACACTTTGCTGTATAACCTATGCAAAGAGAAGCGTTATGAAGAGGCTGAGGAGCTCTTGCGTTCACCGCCGCAGAGGGGTTTTGTACCTGACGAAGTCAGCTATGGTACGGTGATGGCAGCCTACTTTAAGGAGAATAAACCAGAGCCTGCTCTGTGTCTGTGGGATGAAATGTTTAAGAGGAAGCTAACGCCGAGTATTTATACTTACAACACATTGATCAAAGGGCTTTGTACAATGGGGAAGTTGACAGAGGCGATTGATAAATTGAATGAGCTGATGGAGAAGGGGTTGGTACCAGACGACACCACCTACAATATCATCATTCATGCGTACTGTAAGGAAGGGGACTTGGAGAAAGGTTTCCAGTTCCACAACAAGATGCTGGAGAATTATTTTAAGCCAGATGTTGTAACCTGCAACATTTTAATGAATGGGCTTTGTCTGCATGGCAAGCTTGAGAAAGCGATGAAGCTTTTCGAGTCATGGGTAGAGAAAGGGAAGAAGGTTGATGTTATCACATATAACACCTTAATTCAAGCTTTGTGCAAAGATGGAGATGTTGATACAGCTTTGTGTTTCTTTGCTGACATGGAGGTCAGAGGCTTTCAACCTGATGCATTTACATACAACGTCGTGTTGTTTGCACTATCTGAGGCAGGGAGATCAGAGGAAGCACAGAATATGCTCCATAAATTAGATGAGAGCAGGAAATTATCTGAAAGATTTTCTTATCCTTTAATTAAATCTTCTGCGGAGGAAGTGGAGACTGGGAAGGACCCAGAGGTTAAATCTGACAGTGAATCTGGTGGGAATGCAAAAGGTGGTGATCAGGAGAGCTATAATAAATCTGTAAAGGAACTCTGCATTGGTGGGCAACTGAAAGAAGCTAAGGCTGTTTTGGATGAGATGATGCAAAAGGGCATGTCTGTTGACAGTTCAACCTATATCACTTTGATGGAAGGCCTTATCAAAAGGCAAAAGAGGCAAACACATGCAGCTGGATAG